One window of Anaeromyxobacter diazotrophicus genomic DNA carries:
- a CDS encoding toll/interleukin-1 receptor domain-containing protein: MRALTPIRNSVEKRASLPDPRDVFLCHAWDDRGGAAKELHDLLVSRGVSVWFSEKDVALGTSLLREIDKGLAKSRVGIVLVTPALLGRVRGEGIADKELSALLARDLLVPIVHGTTYEALREVSPLLGSRSGLSTAEASMADVAAKLAELVTL, encoded by the coding sequence GTGCGGGCACTCACGCCGATCCGCAACAGCGTCGAGAAGCGAGCGTCCCTGCCTGACCCTCGGGACGTCTTTCTCTGCCATGCGTGGGACGACCGGGGAGGAGCCGCCAAGGAGCTTCACGACCTGCTCGTTTCGCGAGGTGTCTCGGTCTGGTTTAGCGAGAAGGACGTGGCCCTCGGCACGTCGTTGCTCCGCGAAATCGACAAGGGATTAGCGAAGTCGCGAGTCGGTATTGTGCTAGTGACCCCTGCGCTGTTGGGGCGCGTTCGAGGAGAGGGCATCGCCGACAAAGAGCTTTCGGCACTCCTAGCGCGTGACCTGCTCGTTCCCATCGTGCACGGCACGACGTATGAAGCTCTCCGCGAAGTTAGCCCCCTGCTCGGCTCGCGAAGCGGCCTGAGCACTGCAGAAGCGTCCATGGCAGACGTCGCGGCCAAGCTAGCCGAGCTGGTCACGCTCTAG
- a CDS encoding AAA family ATPase — protein MLTLKRLEIEGFGPFAEKQVVTFPKSHGVTVVYGDNMRGKTSLLNAIRYAFFGKVLGRGARERRLHTITNRARAADGKFGFSVALAFDYDETEYELIRSCRAASLTPANDGDYVQEVLLRRGRTVLGPQEQEKQLHQIFPHEVSRFFLFDGELLQEYEELLINESDTGRSISEAIERILGMPILKKGRAHLTKLMEDADKLAAKEASKNQQTKALGASLQMAAEQREAHQNEIRRLQHEIEEYTERKSELEELMKSNQKYRALLDEKERLETELDQLERQERARRGDLQRAMAEAWKSVLFETVRSARAEAQVEAEKDWAKMVLMLGAKAATSGHCDVCGQDVAEAARAKLRGRTASVPPDGTPSVSPAITRLADLGKFHEADNSGEIRELWTQVDAMRLRQAVVRDRLADLRGGLTDSDETTLRRSGAEYAEVIEKLGSAKNGLREENKKVEEIDQNIQRIRKQLEPPGNPERKAWQLRASVLGQASAVFAAAIDRYKSELRTRVEETASELFLTMTTEKRDFARLSINESYGLHIVHRDGRTEDSRSAGAEHVVALALMGSLQRNAPLRGPIVMDSLFGRLDGGHRKNVIAALPEMAEQVILLVHEAEVSKPQVRALLGGRLLKEYELQHVSARRTNIAAVR, from the coding sequence GTGCTTACTCTCAAGCGCCTGGAGATCGAGGGGTTCGGCCCCTTCGCCGAAAAGCAGGTCGTGACCTTTCCGAAGTCGCACGGGGTCACCGTCGTGTACGGCGACAACATGAGGGGCAAGACCTCGCTTCTCAACGCCATCCGGTATGCATTCTTCGGCAAGGTTCTCGGCCGGGGTGCGCGAGAGAGGCGGCTTCACACGATCACGAACCGAGCGCGAGCCGCGGACGGCAAGTTCGGCTTCTCCGTTGCGCTGGCGTTTGACTATGACGAAACCGAGTACGAGCTCATCCGCTCGTGCCGAGCTGCTTCACTGACTCCCGCGAATGATGGGGATTACGTCCAAGAGGTGCTGCTCCGCCGCGGCCGGACTGTCTTGGGGCCCCAGGAGCAGGAGAAGCAGCTCCATCAAATCTTCCCTCACGAGGTCTCGCGGTTCTTCTTGTTCGACGGCGAGCTTCTCCAGGAGTACGAGGAGCTGCTCATCAACGAGAGCGACACGGGCCGAAGCATTTCAGAGGCTATCGAGCGAATCCTCGGGATGCCCATTCTCAAGAAGGGGCGCGCGCATCTTACGAAGCTCATGGAAGATGCCGACAAGCTCGCGGCTAAGGAGGCGAGCAAGAATCAGCAGACGAAGGCCTTGGGGGCGTCTCTCCAAATGGCCGCCGAGCAACGGGAAGCTCACCAGAACGAGATCCGCAGACTCCAGCATGAAATTGAGGAGTACACCGAGCGGAAGTCGGAGCTGGAAGAGCTGATGAAGTCGAATCAGAAGTACCGCGCTCTCCTGGACGAGAAGGAGAGGCTAGAGACAGAACTGGACCAGCTTGAGCGTCAAGAGCGAGCGCGGCGCGGGGACCTTCAGCGCGCCATGGCCGAGGCGTGGAAGAGCGTTCTCTTCGAGACCGTGCGAAGCGCCCGCGCCGAAGCGCAGGTCGAGGCGGAGAAGGACTGGGCGAAGATGGTGCTGATGCTCGGGGCAAAGGCGGCCACGTCCGGGCACTGCGACGTTTGTGGACAAGACGTGGCTGAGGCAGCTCGGGCGAAGCTCAGGGGCAGAACCGCGTCCGTACCACCCGACGGAACCCCCAGTGTCTCGCCAGCTATCACGCGCCTCGCGGATCTGGGGAAGTTCCATGAGGCCGATAACTCCGGCGAGATCCGTGAACTCTGGACGCAAGTGGACGCGATGAGGCTACGCCAAGCTGTAGTGAGGGATCGGCTGGCCGATCTCAGGGGCGGGCTCACGGACTCCGACGAGACAACGCTCAGGCGGTCCGGTGCCGAGTATGCGGAAGTGATCGAGAAGCTGGGGAGCGCCAAGAACGGGCTGAGAGAAGAGAACAAGAAGGTCGAGGAGATCGACCAGAACATCCAGCGCATCCGTAAGCAGCTTGAGCCGCCCGGGAATCCAGAGCGGAAGGCGTGGCAGTTGCGCGCCTCTGTTCTCGGGCAGGCGAGTGCGGTGTTCGCCGCGGCCATCGACCGCTACAAAAGCGAACTGCGCACCCGAGTTGAGGAGACCGCGAGCGAGCTGTTCCTGACGATGACGACCGAGAAGCGGGACTTCGCGAGGCTTTCGATCAACGAGAGCTACGGTCTTCACATCGTGCACAGGGACGGGAGGACGGAGGACTCGCGTTCGGCGGGAGCGGAACACGTCGTTGCGCTGGCTCTTATGGGATCGCTCCAGAGGAACGCACCTCTCCGAGGCCCTATCGTCATGGACTCCCTTTTCGGGAGACTCGACGGCGGGCATCGGAAGAACGTGATCGCGGCGCTTCCCGAAATGGCCGAACAGGTGATCCTGCTCGTCCACGAGGCCGAGGTGTCGAAGCCCCAAGTGCGAGCGTTGCTGGGTGGTCGTCTCCTGAAGGAGTACGAACTGCAGCACGTCTCGGCGCGTCGGACAAATATCGCTGCCGTGAGGTAG